The Mycoplasmopsis equigenitalium genome contains a region encoding:
- a CDS encoding lipoprotein 17-related variable surface protein codes for MSKKEHNQNADSHTENKDLQLTQNSNPNQLTPQPTQTTNLPEYYTQYNQQPTSIHPQQIANARRPLNVKNIVGALIAVAAPVIVSVGTIAVLLNVAKKQQESKSDIQQMKTTLRSLSLDVENKESKSVIDVSYDNLQLIGSVPSDYTVSYDIINIDKNNNKLTACIFLIDKNGHTEVSDEITITGFKAPDWNNKELIALIGAVSSLRGNLNAIRKIPLNKNKVVTLNNKDKVVTNVLYPELSDLAADTGLPLTELANSDPTLGSIPIELTFSYTPFLRPGTQEVDAMEVTLNLTCDQESASVKFIIEGYLPQSVKDSQTLDEAFAGLGKSFLTSNYKAKTTEEVIASDYLNVENIFQDIHFDFASLKSKIPESSFDTPTFELKSNDSIDVSIVAKLRKTTKNIKFNVEGFAPLQFSHQKELENVALEIANSTVTRQNTNKLPSLHKYVDYIDFFNDVDWHFDDEAKKKNISFTLESQAPNDTRGEKLLVLVLSKQKAKLRKNITVTGFMDENAWAEYAFSQIFREMDEYHFNTKHVNNEASEVTFDTIQKLATDTGYDFEAKTQPYKVNLRVVHEVNDGVYYERGEKLVTIEAEFNNITKTKDIIVHGFLTKNNIDRRNLMHFVNEVGKETVTKNHTDKGVSSPASAYANFDDFTADVAVPIKTIMLNYQGLTVKDYTLLANGDGVRTVSFIAQIGNETELITMKIKGFLSDAASLNKDIAAIKAAINDEYQTTLYNDDVASATYDKYNVIGDLDNDCKTSLVDLASQYGATITIKQRLNNDPLGYVKVTLNINLRGTDYEEIFLIKGFLTSAQWRLKILNEAKAKIKSSYTTSMYKDLIPSTDPSAAIYKTITELENDIKVSFAALVPRIDVSFASATHTYSSLSGYVQCDLKLSFHGESIVHRITVTGFLTKKVALKRMVDNLINKLPNEVTTKNNIDKHASIVPYQTRDALKNDTPIDLAALEASHEVLINMQKVATVGDKKEITLLIKSKEDPTIFAEKIINITGYLTAKQFEEKVLVQELITQWGSESVEIIRAYSNLPSMIRFTDFDLTMSFCKPKPSKLQQLARQITSKYKIHDNTRDFTFAIDETVGNENDDENGTKKIYILITYGNLQKRVPLVITNFCSHKWKKKMIDGLNYWKNTRKLKFVLLNNGLEQDGSYHQNDPDKVKNEDIVLRSEDGASLPAPYKIRETIRKNFDDYIEIKYKLMAEENGKWYIEDTQAIQKIYTANPQTVINRVFDATDFGYMIRSEHAEFRMHPADTKVVINCSSPGTLTARDLQREVDNSGKPDTVNKWSQMQYFEKPQYPTGLTNVKITLARIDGMISTVDEEHNIGHKRWLVVKKPTNGVIERSIHCYSQNLAKHPALKYIFKDLVLYHEKYSHISIPLTHLPAQIQTYSSAINKKTGTTFTHNLVIQIEYTYYGKVYYKNITSAEAAIYIPEDDNTDAYFPAPTPVEQYPDQSTGELGNGTICYIFDFSKANKAVVRKDGKAI; via the coding sequence ATGAGTAAAAAAGAACATAATCAAAACGCTGATAGTCATACCGAAAACAAAGACCTTCAGCTAACTCAAAACTCAAACCCAAATCAATTGACACCGCAACCAACACAGACAACAAATTTGCCCGAATACTACACACAATACAACCAACAACCAACCTCTATCCATCCACAGCAAATTGCTAATGCTAGACGTCCACTTAATGTAAAGAATATTGTTGGCGCTTTAATTGCCGTTGCTGCTCCCGTTATTGTTTCGGTAGGCACAATAGCTGTATTGTTAAATGTCGCAAAAAAACAACAAGAAAGCAAAAGTGACATTCAACAAATGAAAACTACACTAAGAAGTTTATCGCTTGATGTTGAAAATAAAGAAAGCAAAAGTGTGATAGATGTTTCATATGACAACTTGCAACTAATTGGAAGCGTGCCAAGCGACTATACCGTGAGTTACGATATTATTAACATCGATAAAAACAATAACAAGCTTACGGCTTGCATTTTTTTAATTGACAAAAATGGTCATACCGAAGTTAGTGACGAAATAACTATTACCGGTTTTAAAGCCCCTGATTGAAATAATAAGGAACTAATAGCCTTAATTGGGGCAGTTTCAAGTTTACGTGGTAACCTAAATGCTATTCGTAAAATCCCACTAAACAAAAACAAAGTTGTAACCTTAAACAATAAAGATAAAGTTGTAACTAACGTCCTTTACCCTGAACTTAGTGATTTAGCAGCAGATACTGGCTTACCACTAACCGAACTTGCTAATAGCGATCCAACTCTTGGTAGTATACCAATTGAGTTAACGTTTAGTTATACACCATTCCTAAGACCAGGTACACAAGAAGTTGATGCGATGGAAGTAACACTTAATCTTACTTGTGACCAAGAAAGTGCAAGTGTTAAATTCATTATCGAAGGTTATCTACCACAAAGTGTTAAAGATTCGCAAACCCTTGATGAAGCTTTTGCTGGTTTAGGTAAAAGTTTTTTAACAAGCAATTACAAAGCCAAAACAACAGAAGAAGTAATTGCTAGCGATTATCTTAATGTTGAAAATATTTTCCAAGATATCCATTTTGATTTTGCAAGTCTAAAATCTAAAATTCCTGAATCAAGTTTTGATACACCAACCTTTGAATTAAAATCAAACGACTCTATAGATGTAAGTATTGTTGCTAAGTTACGCAAAACAACCAAAAATATTAAATTTAATGTTGAAGGTTTTGCGCCTTTACAATTTTCACACCAAAAAGAATTAGAAAACGTTGCTTTAGAAATCGCTAACAGCACTGTTACAAGACAAAACACTAATAAATTACCAAGTCTTCACAAATACGTTGACTACATTGATTTCTTTAACGATGTTGACTGACACTTTGATGACGAGGCAAAGAAAAAAAATATTAGCTTTACACTCGAATCACAAGCACCTAATGATACTCGTGGTGAAAAACTCTTAGTTTTAGTGCTTAGCAAACAAAAAGCTAAGTTACGTAAAAACATTACAGTCACTGGCTTTATGGATGAAAACGCTTGAGCAGAGTATGCATTTAGTCAAATCTTTAGAGAAATGGATGAGTACCATTTTAATACCAAACATGTTAATAATGAAGCATCAGAAGTTACATTTGATACCATTCAAAAACTGGCAACTGATACCGGATATGATTTTGAAGCAAAAACACAACCTTACAAAGTTAACTTAAGAGTTGTACACGAAGTTAATGATGGCGTGTACTATGAACGCGGTGAAAAATTAGTAACAATTGAAGCAGAATTCAACAATATTACTAAAACAAAAGACATTATAGTTCATGGCTTTTTAACTAAAAACAATATTGATCGTCGTAACTTAATGCACTTTGTAAATGAAGTAGGTAAAGAAACAGTAACCAAAAATCACACCGATAAAGGAGTAAGTTCACCAGCTTCAGCATATGCTAATTTTGATGACTTTACCGCTGATGTTGCCGTACCAATTAAAACCATTATGCTAAACTACCAAGGTTTAACTGTAAAAGATTACACCTTGCTTGCTAATGGAGATGGAGTAAGAACCGTTAGTTTTATTGCACAAATTGGTAACGAAACCGAACTAATTACCATGAAAATTAAAGGCTTTTTAAGTGATGCCGCATCACTTAACAAAGATATAGCTGCAATTAAAGCCGCGATTAATGATGAGTACCAAACAACGCTTTACAATGATGATGTTGCTTCAGCAACTTATGATAAATATAATGTGATCGGCGATCTTGATAATGATTGCAAAACATCATTAGTTGACTTAGCAAGTCAGTACGGTGCTACAATCACAATTAAACAACGATTAAATAATGATCCACTCGGGTATGTTAAAGTTACCTTAAACATTAACTTGCGTGGAACTGATTATGAAGAAATTTTCCTAATTAAAGGCTTTTTAACTTCGGCACAATGAAGACTAAAAATACTTAATGAAGCTAAAGCAAAAATTAAAAGTAGTTATACAACTAGCATGTATAAAGACTTAATTCCAAGTACTGACCCTAGTGCAGCGATCTATAAAACTATTACTGAATTAGAAAATGATATTAAAGTAAGCTTTGCAGCGCTAGTACCAAGGATTGATGTTAGCTTTGCTTCAGCAACTCATACTTACAGTTCGCTATCAGGTTATGTACAATGTGACTTAAAACTAAGTTTTCATGGTGAATCAATCGTTCACAGAATTACAGTTACTGGCTTCTTAACAAAAAAAGTAGCATTAAAAAGAATGGTAGATAACTTAATTAATAAACTTCCTAATGAAGTAACCACTAAAAACAATATTGATAAACACGCAAGTATTGTTCCATACCAAACAAGAGATGCACTAAAAAATGATACTCCAATTGATTTAGCAGCACTTGAGGCTAGTCATGAAGTTTTAATTAATATGCAAAAAGTTGCAACCGTTGGTGATAAAAAAGAAATAACACTTCTAATTAAATCAAAAGAGGATCCAACAATTTTTGCAGAAAAAATCATTAATATTACTGGATACCTTACTGCTAAACAGTTTGAAGAAAAAGTTCTTGTTCAAGAACTCATTACACAATGGGGCTCTGAATCTGTCGAGATCATAAGAGCGTACAGTAACTTACCATCAATGATTCGATTTACCGATTTTGACCTAACAATGTCATTTTGCAAACCAAAACCATCGAAACTGCAACAATTAGCAAGACAAATTACAAGCAAATATAAAATTCACGATAATACCCGAGATTTTACGTTTGCTATCGATGAAACTGTTGGTAATGAGAACGATGATGAAAATGGTACAAAAAAAATATATATTTTGATTACATATGGAAATCTTCAAAAACGAGTACCGTTAGTCATTACAAACTTCTGCTCACATAAATGAAAAAAGAAAATGATAGACGGACTTAATTACTGAAAAAATACACGTAAACTAAAATTCGTATTACTTAATAATGGTTTAGAACAAGATGGCAGTTATCATCAAAATGACCCAGATAAGGTTAAAAATGAAGATATTGTCCTCAGATCAGAGGATGGCGCCTCACTTCCTGCCCCTTATAAAATTCGCGAGACAATAAGAAAAAATTTCGACGATTACATCGAAATTAAATATAAACTTATGGCAGAAGAAAATGGTAAGTGATATATCGAAGATACTCAAGCAATCCAAAAAATTTACACAGCAAACCCGCAAACAGTGATTAATAGAGTGTTTGATGCAACAGATTTTGGATATATGATTCGAAGCGAGCACGCTGAATTCCGTATGCATCCTGCTGATACAAAGGTGGTAATTAATTGTTCTTCCCCTGGCACATTAACTGCTCGCGATCTTCAACGTGAAGTGGATAATTCAGGAAAACCAGACACCGTAAATAAATGGTCACAAATGCAATATTTTGAAAAACCACAATATCCTACCGGTTTAACAAATGTAAAAATAACACTTGCACGTATAGATGGAATGATATCTACGGTTGATGAAGAACATAACATTGGTCATAAACGTTGATTAGTAGTAAAAAAACCTACTAATGGAGTTATTGAACGTTCCATTCATTGCTATTCACAAAATTTAGCAAAACACCCCGCGTTAAAATATATTTTTAAGGATCTAGTTTTATATCACGAAAAATATAGTCATATATCAATTCCATTGACTCATTTACCAGCACAAATTCAAACATATTCTTCAGCTATTAATAAAAAAACTGGTACAACTTTTACACACAACCTTGTAATTCAAATTGAATATACCTATTACGGAAAAGTTTATTACAAAAATATCACATCTGCAGAGGCGGCAATTTATATTCCAGAAGACGATAACACAGACGCATATTTCCCTGCCCCAACTCCTGTAGAACAATATCCCGACCAAAGTACAGGAGAGCTTGGTAATGGAACAATATGTTACATATTTGATTTTTCAAAAGCAAATAAAGCTGTTGTAAGAAAAGATGGTAAAGCAATTTAG
- the rpmF gene encoding 50S ribosomal protein L32, producing the protein MAIVPKRKTSKQRKHLRRTHDSLTATGTRACSNCSKQIEPHVACQFCGFYKNKKVAGFKPLND; encoded by the coding sequence GTGGCAATTGTTCCCAAGCGTAAAACTTCAAAGCAACGTAAACATTTAAGAAGAACCCATGATTCTTTAACAGCAACAGGTACAAGAGCGTGTTCTAATTGTTCAAAACAAATTGAACCTCATGTTGCATGTCAGTTTTGTGGATTTTATAAAAATAAAAAGGTTGCAGGTTTTAAACCTTTAAACGATTAA
- a CDS encoding nucleotidyltransferase, with product MRKPRLGIVVEYNPFHNGHIFQLEYAKKHFPCHDIYLFMSGKYTQRAEINILPFRTRVKIAKKFGVKKVIKLKQKYVIQAAHIFAKHAILMMKKHHINSLLFGSETNDIDVFKKTANVICSEDSNFRATLKSYLKQGFSFPRANNEALKEIFGREFIMPNDILGLEYVKAIYKHKLSIEPFCHKRTNDFHAKIPNGVYASATYIREQLVQGNYEEASKYTPVKLKTKFPKIQDKFKRFKEILRKTDNTDLAQIPLVSEGIENLFKKHIDAKTYEEFIDRCNSKRYTSSRIKRVMLAILLKQFPLRLKIRKFWINFY from the coding sequence ATGCGAAAACCACGATTAGGTATTGTAGTTGAATATAATCCGTTTCATAACGGACATATTTTTCAATTAGAATATGCGAAAAAACACTTTCCATGCCATGATATTTATCTTTTTATGTCAGGCAAATATACTCAGCGTGCAGAAATAAATATTTTACCGTTTCGCACACGTGTTAAAATTGCAAAGAAATTTGGTGTGAAAAAAGTAATCAAATTGAAACAAAAATATGTTATTCAAGCAGCGCACATTTTTGCAAAACACGCAATTTTAATGATGAAGAAACACCATATTAATTCTTTATTATTTGGCAGCGAAACTAATGACATTGATGTTTTTAAAAAGACGGCGAATGTAATTTGTAGCGAAGATTCGAATTTTCGTGCGACTTTAAAATCATATTTGAAGCAAGGCTTCTCTTTTCCACGCGCTAATAATGAGGCATTAAAAGAAATTTTTGGTCGTGAATTTATTATGCCAAATGATATTTTAGGTCTCGAATATGTCAAAGCAATTTATAAACATAAGTTATCGATCGAACCATTTTGTCATAAAAGAACAAATGACTTTCACGCTAAGATTCCAAATGGAGTTTATGCATCAGCAACGTATATACGAGAACAATTAGTACAAGGTAATTATGAAGAAGCAAGTAAATATACGCCTGTAAAATTAAAAACAAAATTTCCTAAAATTCAAGACAAATTCAAGAGATTTAAAGAAATTTTACGTAAAACAGATAATACTGATTTAGCGCAAATTCCACTTGTCAGCGAAGGAATTGAGAACTTATTTAAAAAACATATTGATGCAAAAACATATGAAGAATTTATCGATCGTTGTAACTCAAAACGTTATACTAGCTCGAGAATTAAGCGAGTAATGCTTGCGATTCTTTTGAAACAGTTTCCCTTACGACTTAAAATTCGTAAGTTCTGAATCAATTTTTATTAA
- a CDS encoding lipoprotein 17-related variable surface protein, translated as MNQKPNNIPSVAEQQPQQPTQYFQQPTQIVPLHQPPLSPQPAPRSSLTKKIVSSVIAIGIPVVITAAIVGGFLGASKKKEQSDPKLANQMSSSLNGLNVEIEDKQDKYLLDINDSDLKLKGIVPKDCSAHCNITELDYKNNTMLVSVRIVTKEGRVFEKEISIGGFKEIKYDDANVMAALSAVTSLRNNIKATKNKNTDKKIITANHKNTVVNDLVYNNSTELENDTQLPITKIEADNNVVIEIIQRPHYNPVTKEVDQLQIIATISSGSVKSQVIFYIDGFMSQTKMDLQTLDSIFSSLGKSYTTIHYDTKTNEQVSQNEYLDLNKIFADINFDIASVKTANPELSFEAPQFKISGDTALEVSINAKLGNATKALVFEVSGFSSLKQYNRTELNEFAKKFISPVATRYYTNRLPKAYTYRDYLDLFSDLDWHFEAEAQTRNITIDLKSQQNNDDAGEKIVEIILGKNQAEVKVLLRVTGFKTLTQFAEDNFNTFFEQIPSPLFTTKHTKQQPKDVDYNLNELESDTHFNFTNVAKDYGLTISIKAQNNSGTFAENGFKQVTLEVQLGSLTKTKDIVVEGFLTKGEANKIDFPKILAAIGNAPQTTKKYTNRGASEPDSQYNTFDDFANDVQINFASLKSRYPDLKFESFHTLNNEDGFRTVSFTVRLGKEHSVRTIRINGFLNDAVAVEENVKRIRNAINDTYVTTKHTKQLPATTLYSKNLAKYDADLGTTLSTLGQTYHATISAKNETTDQNNGLMIITLNINYNGKDYEERFTITGFWTRDIYINKVLDSVIAKLNSTYATTTHTKKIPSKVKYANAADLCADLGIDYAGITRNNGNNDITIEIDNTKPEVNDDTNGTKQIYLNIAKDGHVRSHRILITGFSNEEQLHNKVVDDFVNGLTKEYTTTLYKNTHNTQVLYQTKADIKNDIGLDLSQKESELGLLIDFSKGTIGEGFIEFNLNVKSAAKPTISRSATITIQGFLATNIFERNVLNEYIANFTSNFTTLKYTQTYVKNVKYNTLNEIYNDGAKGLEVKAEETSTKYQNNDNNRQITLELNNGIADIDDIDAATKVIHLKARYGNEVKEFTITFAGYLSQAKFEEKVLDEYLSIFRNTQFTTINNKNNLPASVKYNNINAIFNDGANTLKTKAHEITEKYKANNARQISLALDNTKTDIDDKNSGTKNIHLRVSYGQSTKDFSITFTGYSNAATHNTLLKKQLNDFINNELKAMLKNNGNPVDDRYMQNLPSAVRNEDIIFGKKNGSAIESWFNVSLSNIVRDDHTLQISVDLNVTISKDGDSATQKVTQIIKTGDPQKVVNDFFENSNFGYVKLTRGYDVRGDYETKMNLFEVAIPRHTDFINLKDNLEANDLSINYITSTWKPNTMNISFDIAKVEYKTDTTYTAYEMENTIVTEPGMAGDMIYLLDKINYGAYRGVLSEIQNNKLIPYYYNGDISSSLEHVGVAYATDFEPGNTSGGELKTRYKSYSSTSDQALYGACHGVRLGRFAVENNPIPGLDHDGMADVFYQAQINVKGKGYIHDEPTLWINVTFDFLGKKYYKSIRSSTPVVDLDTNIGVFTKQNNKFYINYYFDISKENAIAREDGKK; from the coding sequence ATGAATCAAAAACCAAATAATATTCCAAGCGTTGCCGAACAACAACCGCAACAACCTACTCAATATTTTCAACAACCAACCCAAATAGTGCCGCTTCACCAGCCGCCACTATCTCCCCAACCGGCACCTAGATCTAGTCTTACTAAGAAAATTGTTAGCTCAGTAATTGCTATTGGGATTCCGGTTGTCATTACAGCCGCGATTGTTGGTGGATTTTTAGGAGCAAGCAAGAAAAAAGAACAAAGCGATCCTAAACTAGCTAATCAAATGAGTTCTAGCTTGAATGGATTAAATGTTGAAATTGAAGATAAACAAGATAAATATCTACTTGATATTAATGATAGCGATCTTAAATTAAAAGGGATTGTTCCTAAAGATTGTAGTGCACACTGCAACATTACCGAACTTGATTATAAAAATAACACAATGCTTGTTTCTGTACGAATTGTGACCAAAGAAGGCCGCGTCTTTGAAAAAGAAATTAGTATTGGCGGGTTTAAAGAAATCAAATATGATGATGCCAATGTAATGGCAGCGCTTAGTGCTGTAACCTCATTAAGAAACAATATTAAAGCTACAAAAAACAAAAATACTGATAAAAAGATCATTACCGCTAACCACAAAAACACTGTTGTTAACGACCTTGTTTATAACAATTCCACTGAACTTGAAAACGATACACAGTTGCCAATTACCAAAATTGAGGCTGATAACAATGTGGTAATTGAGATTATTCAACGTCCACACTACAATCCCGTAACCAAAGAAGTTGATCAATTACAAATCATCGCAACAATTAGTAGCGGAAGTGTAAAATCACAAGTTATTTTCTACATTGATGGCTTTATGTCACAAACCAAAATGGATCTGCAAACCCTTGATTCAATCTTTAGTTCGCTTGGTAAATCATACACAACAATTCACTACGACACCAAAACTAACGAACAAGTTTCACAAAATGAATACTTGGACTTAAACAAGATCTTTGCTGATATTAACTTTGATATCGCTAGTGTAAAAACAGCAAACCCTGAACTTTCATTTGAAGCACCACAATTCAAAATTAGTGGCGACACTGCGCTTGAAGTCAGCATTAATGCTAAACTAGGTAATGCAACAAAAGCACTTGTTTTTGAAGTTAGTGGCTTTAGTTCTCTTAAACAATACAACCGGACTGAACTTAATGAATTTGCCAAAAAATTCATTAGTCCGGTTGCAACAAGATACTACACTAACCGTTTACCAAAAGCATATACTTACCGTGATTACTTAGATTTATTTAGTGATCTTGACTGACACTTTGAGGCTGAAGCACAAACAAGAAATATCACAATTGATTTAAAGTCGCAACAAAACAATGACGATGCTGGTGAAAAGATTGTTGAAATTATCTTAGGCAAAAACCAAGCCGAAGTTAAAGTTTTATTACGTGTTACTGGTTTTAAAACTTTAACACAGTTTGCCGAAGATAACTTTAATACTTTCTTTGAGCAAATCCCTAGTCCTTTATTTACCACAAAACACACAAAGCAACAGCCAAAAGATGTTGACTATAACCTTAATGAGCTTGAATCTGATACCCACTTTAACTTTACTAATGTTGCTAAAGATTATGGTTTAACCATTAGTATTAAAGCGCAAAATAATAGTGGTACATTTGCTGAAAACGGATTTAAACAAGTTACCTTAGAAGTACAGTTAGGTTCACTAACAAAAACCAAAGACATTGTTGTTGAAGGCTTTTTAACTAAAGGCGAAGCGAATAAAATTGATTTTCCAAAGATTTTGGCCGCAATTGGCAATGCGCCACAAACAACCAAAAAATACACTAACCGTGGTGCTAGCGAACCTGATTCACAATACAATACTTTTGATGATTTTGCCAATGATGTGCAAATCAATTTTGCTAGTCTTAAAAGCAGATACCCTGATTTAAAATTCGAAAGTTTCCACACTCTAAACAACGAAGATGGTTTCCGTACCGTTTCGTTTACTGTACGTTTAGGAAAAGAACACTCTGTTCGCACAATTCGCATTAACGGTTTCCTTAACGATGCTGTAGCAGTTGAAGAAAACGTTAAACGAATTAGAAACGCTATTAATGATACTTATGTAACAACAAAACACACAAAACAGTTACCAGCAACCACCTTATATAGTAAGAATCTTGCAAAATATGATGCTGATTTAGGCACAACCCTTAGTACCTTAGGACAAACATACCACGCAACCATTAGCGCTAAAAATGAAACAACCGATCAAAACAATGGTTTAATGATTATTACCTTAAACATTAATTATAATGGTAAAGATTACGAAGAACGCTTTACCATTACCGGTTTCTGAACCAGAGATATTTACATCAATAAGGTTCTTGATTCAGTAATTGCTAAACTAAACTCAACCTACGCAACAACTACCCATACTAAAAAAATACCTAGCAAAGTTAAATACGCCAATGCAGCAGACTTATGCGCTGATTTAGGAATTGATTATGCTGGCATTACCAGAAACAATGGTAATAACGATATTACAATCGAAATCGATAACACCAAACCAGAAGTTAATGATGATACTAATGGAACCAAACAAATTTATCTAAACATAGCCAAAGATGGTCATGTACGAAGTCATCGCATTCTAATTACTGGTTTTAGTAATGAGGAACAATTACATAACAAGGTTGTTGATGATTTTGTCAATGGCTTGACAAAAGAATACACAACTACACTTTACAAAAACACTCACAACACCCAAGTCTTATACCAAACTAAAGCTGATATTAAAAATGATATCGGTCTTGATTTAAGTCAAAAAGAATCGGAGCTAGGTTTATTAATTGATTTTAGTAAAGGGACAATCGGCGAGGGATTTATTGAATTTAATTTAAATGTTAAGTCAGCAGCAAAGCCAACTATTAGTCGCAGTGCCACAATTACCATTCAAGGCTTTTTAGCAACAAATATCTTTGAACGCAATGTGCTTAATGAATATATTGCTAACTTTACGAGCAACTTCACAACCCTTAAGTACACGCAAACCTATGTAAAAAACGTTAAATATAATACTCTAAATGAAATCTATAATGATGGCGCTAAAGGCCTTGAAGTAAAAGCAGAGGAAACTTCGACTAAATACCAAAATAACGATAATAATCGTCAAATTACACTTGAGCTTAATAACGGCATTGCTGATATCGATGATATCGATGCCGCAACCAAGGTAATTCACTTAAAAGCCAGATATGGTAATGAGGTTAAAGAATTCACAATTACATTCGCAGGTTACTTGTCACAAGCTAAATTTGAAGAAAAAGTTCTTGATGAATACTTGTCTATTTTCCGTAATACCCAATTTACAACAATTAACAATAAAAATAATTTACCAGCCAGTGTTAAATATAACAACATCAATGCTATTTTTAATGATGGTGCCAACACACTTAAAACAAAAGCGCATGAAATAACAGAAAAATATAAAGCAAATAATGCCCGCCAAATCTCACTTGCGCTTGATAATACAAAAACAGATATTGACGATAAAAATTCGGGAACAAAAAATATTCACTTACGAGTAAGTTATGGACAAAGTACCAAAGATTTTTCAATCACTTTTACTGGCTACAGCAATGCAGCAACACATAATACATTATTAAAGAAACAACTTAACGACTTCATTAATAATGAATTAAAAGCAATGTTAAAAAATAACGGCAACCCTGTTGATGATCGTTATATGCAAAATCTTCCTAGCGCAGTGCGTAATGAAGATATTATTTTTGGGAAAAAAAATGGTTCGGCAATCGAGTCTTGATTTAACGTTAGTTTGTCCAACATTGTTCGTGATGACCATACCCTACAAATCAGTGTTGATCTAAACGTAACAATTTCCAAAGATGGCGACTCTGCGACACAAAAAGTAACGCAAATAATTAAAACAGGCGATCCTCAAAAAGTAGTAAATGATTTCTTTGAAAATTCTAATTTTGGTTATGTAAAACTAACAAGAGGTTATGACGTCCGTGGTGATTACGAAACAAAAATGAATTTATTCGAGGTCGCAATACCAAGACATACCGATTTTATAAATCTAAAAGATAATTTGGAAGCAAATGATTTGAGCATAAATTATATTACGAGTACTTGAAAACCAAACACAATGAATATTTCCTTTGATATTGCAAAAGTAGAATATAAAACGGATACTACCTATACTGCATATGAAATGGAAAATACTATAGTAACCGAGCCAGGAATGGCGGGGGATATGATATATTTACTTGATAAAATTAATTATGGTGCGTATCGTGGTGTGTTGAGCGAAATTCAAAACAACAAACTTATTCCTTATTATTACAACGGTGACATATCGAGTTCTTTAGAACATGTTGGTGTTGCCTATGCAACAGATTTTGAGCCTGGTAATACCAGTGGTGGCGAATTAAAAACGAGATACAAATCATATAGCAGCACTTCTGACCAAGCGTTGTATGGCGCTTGTCATGGTGTAAGACTAGGACGTTTTGCTGTTGAAAATAATCCTATCCCTGGTTTGGACCACGACGGTATGGCAGACGTTTTTTACCAAGCTCAAATTAACGTAAAAGGCAAGGGCTACATCCATGACGAACCAACCCTTTGAATTAATGTAACATTTGATTTTTTAGGTAAAAAATACTATAAATCTATTCGTTCATCAACGCCGGTAGTTGATTTAGATACAAATATAGGAGTCTTTACAAAACAAAATAATAAATTCTACATTAACTATTACTTCGACATTTCTAAAGAAAATGCAATAGCACGTGAAGACGGCAAAAAATAA